One window from the genome of Cricetulus griseus strain 17A/GY chromosome 2, alternate assembly CriGri-PICRH-1.0, whole genome shotgun sequence encodes:
- the Sit1 gene encoding LOW QUALITY PROTEIN: signaling threshold-regulating transmembrane adapter 1 (The sequence of the model RefSeq protein was modified relative to this genomic sequence to represent the inferred CDS: deleted 2 bases in 1 codon; substituted 1 base at 1 genomic stop codon): MSRADPWLGTVXLWPTLTPAAVKSRDAQTINCTDHLLAPGIPSITFAWGLWALLGLVTVLLLILLAALLSQWTSRRSRSLEGQERSGGSVEEIPLYGNLHYLQTGRLSQEPRPEQQDPSSGGPARDTEEATCYTSLQLRPAQGRIPSSGTPIKYCEVVLDSEPKPQAPGPEPELYASVCAQTRRARASFPDQAYANSQPASS; this comes from the exons ATGAGTAGGGCAGACCCTTGGCTCGGGACAGTGTGATTATGG CCGACTCTCACACCAgcagcagtcaagagcagagatgCACAGACCATCAACTGCACAGACCATCTACTAGCACCGG GGATCCCCTCCATAACGTTTGCGTGGGGACTGTGGGCCCTCTTAGGGCTTGTGACAGTGCTGCTTCTCATTTTGCTGGCTGCGCTCTTGTCCCAGTGGACCTCTCGTCGGAGCAGGAGCCTGGAGGGACAGGAACG CTCTGGAGGGTCCGTGGAAGAAATTCCCCTGTATGGGAACCTGCACTATTTACAGACGG GACGGCTGTCTCAAGAGCCAAGGCCAGAACAGCAGGACCCATCCTCAGGAGGCCCTGCCAGG GATACAGAGGAGGCGACGTGCTACACCAGCCTGCAGCTGCGACCTGCTCAAGGTCGGATCCCCAGCTCTGGGACCCCCATAAAGTACTGTGAGGTGGTGCTGGACTCTGAGCCAaagccccaggccccaggccctgAGCCAGAACTCTATGCCTCGGTGTGCGCCCAGACACGCCGAGCCCGGGCTTCCTTCCCAGATCAGGCCTATGCAAACAGCCAGCCTGCATCCAGCTGA